A region of the Microcystis aeruginosa FD4 genome:
ATTATATTTGATCCAGATTTTAGGTTCTGGTTTTATCAACAAGAACAGGGACTTCAAAATGAAGTATTTGCTGTTTTAACTGTATTGATGAAACTTGGACCAGCACTGGGGAGACCGCGAGTTGATACCATGGAAGGATCTTCTTTTAAGAATATGAAAGAGCTTCGTATTCAGTATAAAGG
Encoded here:
- a CDS encoding type II toxin-antitoxin system RelE/ParE family toxin gives rise to the protein MEWNIIFDPDFRFWFYQQEQGLQNEVFAVLTVLMKLGPALGRPRVDTMEGSSFKNMKELRIQYKGEPWRVLFAFDPHR